The following coding sequences are from one Nicotiana tabacum cultivar K326 chromosome 1, ASM71507v2, whole genome shotgun sequence window:
- the LOC107815563 gene encoding E3 ubiquitin-protein ligase AIP2: protein MERRQTEEELKQKLQELQKQLGKKQIFEEAVSSIRPLLLQYYPSASPSLRHSFYTVVCRVATILKTRYTMPGFWNAGLRLFLEAEHLVSESSEKKHLQSCISQAREQLAEVQNESQNTTATENGSNRSAGYLFEGHLTVDPEPEQPGWLVQSNLLTAAATLFAGESSEGHLASADASEGARNVLEELVARLDNIIPEILDDGLAAPRAPPASKEVVANLPVTTVTDEFLTKMGADAECAICREVLVVDDKMQELPCKHMFHPPCLKPWLDEHNSCPICRHELLTDDHHYESWKEREKEAEEERKGAANAVREGEYMYV, encoded by the exons atggagagGCGTCAGACTGAGGAAGAATTGAAGCAGAAGCTTCAAGAATTGCAGAAGCagttaggaaagaaacaaatatttGAGGAAGCTGTTTCCTCTATCCGACCCCTTCTTCTTCAATACTATCCTTCTGCTTCCCCTTCTCTTCGTCATTCG TTCTATACGGTTGTATGCCGGGTTGCCACCATTTTAAAGACAAGATACACAATGCCTGGATTCTGGAATGCCGGGCTTCGGTTATTCCTTGAGGCTGAGCACCTGGTGTCAGAGTCTTCTGAAAAGAAACATTTGCAAAGTTGCATTAGTCAGGCACGAGAGCAGTTAGCTGAAGTACAGAATGAATCTCAGAATACAACAGCTACAGAAAATGGCTCAAATAGAAGTGCTG GATACCTTTTTGAGGGGCATCTAACTGTTGACCCTGAGCCTGAGCAGCCTGGTTGGCTTGTACAGTCTAATCTTCTCACTGCTGCTGCAACACTGTTTGCTGGTGAATCCTCTGAAGGTCATTTAGCCAGTGCTGACGCTTCAGAAGGTGCTCGCAACGTACTTGAGGAGCTGGTTGCTAGACTAGATAATATAATCCCAGAG ATACTGGACGATGGTCTTGCTGCCCCGAGAGCACCACCTGCCAGTAAAGAAGTTGTGGCAAACCTCCCAGTTACTACAGTCACAGATGAGTTCTTGACGAAGATGGGTGCAGATGCGGAATGTGCAATTTGCAGGGAAGTGTTAGTTGTAGATGACAAGATGCAAGAGTTGCCCTGCAAGCATATGTTTCACCCTCCTTGCCTGAAGCCATGGCTG gatgagcacaattcttGTCCAATTTGTCGGCATGAGTTGCTCACAGATGATCATCACTATGAAAGCTGGAAGGAGCGTGAAAAGGAAGcagaggaagaaagaaaaggagcTGCTAATGCAGTTCGTGAGGGTGAATACATGTATGTATAA